The DNA segment AAACATCATTCACCCTGTTCTGGCCAGAATTGAAGGAGCGCCGGAAGGAACCAAAGGTATATCCCTTTTTCTTGTTCCCAAGATATGGGTTAACGATGACGGAAGCCTGGGTGAGCCCAACGACGTTGTCTGTACGGGCATTGAAGAAAAAATGGGAATTCATGGGAATTCAACTTGCTCCCTGTCTCTCGGAGGAAAAGGAAAGTGCAGAGGAACTCTTCTGAGTGAAGAAAACAAGGGGATGCGAGCCATGTTTATCATGATGAACGAAGCCCGCCTCCTGGTAGGATTGCAGGGATTTTGCTGTGCCAGCACTTCCTATATGTGTGCGGTGAATTATGCCAAGGAACGGGTTCAGGGAAAAAACTTGCTTCAAATGATGGATAAAAACGCGCCATCTGTACAGATTATACAGCATCCCGATGTCAGACGGCAGCTTCTGACTATGAAAGTTTACGTGGAAGCCATGCGGAGCCTTATTTATTACATCGGGATGTGTGAGGACCGGATTTCCATTTCAGACAGCGATGAGGAAAAGGAAAAGTACAAGGGAATCATTGATGTCCTGATTCCTGTCGCCAAAGGGTATGTGACCGACAAAGCTTTTGAAGTCTGCAGTTACGGCATGCAGGTTTATGGAGGATACGGATATATTAAGGATTATCCCGTTGAGCAGCTTCTTAGAGATTGTAGAATTGCCATGATTTACGAGGGAACCAACGGCATTCAGGCCATGGACCTTTTGGGCAGGAAGCTGGGGCTGAATAATGGAAAACCGATTATGGATCTTTTGGGAGAAATGCAAAAGACGATTGCCCAGGCCAAGTCGGTTGAAGCGGTAAAAGATTTTGCCGTCAAATTTGAAGAAGCCTTAAACAAACTGGGTGAAGTGGCGTTGCATATGGGACAGGCAGCCATGTCACCCAAGGTTTTAAATGCCTTTGCTTTCGCCCATCCATTCATGGAAGCCACCGGCGATGTGGTTTTTGCCTGGTTGTTGTTGTGGCGTGCCACTGTAGCAGCCACAAAGCTTGAAGAAGGTGCCAAGAAAAAAGATATCGCCTTTTATGAAGGACAGCTTAAAAATATTGAATTTTTTACCCACTCCATTTTACCGATCACTCATGGAAAAATGGCGGCCATTCTGGATACAAATGGCGCGGCGGTCGAGATGTCCGAAGCTTCCTTTGGCGGATAGAGTGAAAGGTGGAAGGTAGGAGGTGGAAGGTGAAACGAATGTTAACATTCTCTTTCAACCTTCGTCCTTCAGTCTTCCACCTTTATCCTTATACCTTTTCCAGTTTTGCCAGTTCTTCTGCTTTCAGGTCTTTTTTAAGAACCTTGCCCACATTGGTTTTGGGCAACTCATCTCTAAATTCAATCATGGTCGGCAGCTTAAAGGTGGCTAGCTTGCCCTTACAGTATTCCAGCAACTCTTCCTCGGTTGCCGTTTCTCCTTCATTGAGCACCACAAACACTTTGGCCTGCTCACCGCGTGACGGGTGAGGAACACCTATGGCCGTGGCTTCCATAACCTTCGGATGCTCAAAAAATACCTCTTCTATATCGCGAGGATAGACATTGAATCCGCCTGACAGGATCATGTCTTTTTTGCGGTCAACAATATAAAAGTAGCCTTCTTCATCCATC comes from the Thermodesulfobacteriota bacterium genome and includes:
- a CDS encoding acyl-CoA dehydrogenase, producing MAQQIADRRDVDFILHEVLQVEQLSKHEKFAEFNKKTVDLIVTEARNLAIKEILPTREIGDKEGLQFDKGKVTIPESFHRAYELFKEGEWLAMTEDPDWGGQGMPRSVAMGANDYLVGANLAFMMYPGLTHGAGKLVETFGTDKQKELFLKKMYTGEWTGTMLLTEPEAGSDVGALTTSAVKNDDGTYSITGNKIFISSGEHDLAENIIHPVLARIEGAPEGTKGISLFLVPKIWVNDDGSLGEPNDVVCTGIEEKMGIHGNSTCSLSLGGKGKCRGTLLSEENKGMRAMFIMMNEARLLVGLQGFCCASTSYMCAVNYAKERVQGKNLLQMMDKNAPSVQIIQHPDVRRQLLTMKVYVEAMRSLIYYIGMCEDRISISDSDEEKEKYKGIIDVLIPVAKGYVTDKAFEVCSYGMQVYGGYGYIKDYPVEQLLRDCRIAMIYEGTNGIQAMDLLGRKLGLNNGKPIMDLLGEMQKTIAQAKSVEAVKDFAVKFEEALNKLGEVALHMGQAAMSPKVLNAFAFAHPFMEATGDVVFAWLLLWRATVAATKLEEGAKKKDIAFYEGQLKNIEFFTHSILPITHGKMAAILDTNGAAVEMSEASFGG